In a single window of the Candidatus Saccharimonadales bacterium genome:
- a CDS encoding prepilin peptidase, which translates to MILVALLILGLILGSFINVLVERMHAGQDFVHGRSHCDHCGHELAVWDLVPVLSWLSLAGRCRYCKAKVSWQHPAVEIIAGLLFAASYYWWPLGFSNLGSKALFAAWLISLVGLTALAIYDLKWMLLPSKIIYPTFAVAAAGRLIYLVTVEDHKPHALLLWAGSIVVASGFFLVLYIISQGKWIGYGDVRLGLVTGTLLAAPALSFLMIFLASVAGTLIAVPLLTLQKKNLSSRLPYGPFLIMATAVVMIFGQSLLDWYNRVLGG; encoded by the coding sequence ATGATTTTGGTGGCACTACTTATTTTAGGGTTAATCTTGGGCAGTTTTATAAACGTTTTAGTCGAGCGTATGCATGCCGGTCAAGATTTTGTGCACGGTCGCAGTCACTGCGACCATTGCGGTCACGAACTGGCAGTATGGGATCTGGTGCCGGTATTAAGTTGGCTGTCTTTAGCTGGCCGCTGTCGTTATTGCAAAGCTAAGGTTTCTTGGCAGCATCCGGCGGTCGAGATAATCGCAGGGCTGTTATTTGCCGCTTCTTATTACTGGTGGCCGCTTGGCTTTAGCAACCTCGGCAGCAAAGCACTTTTTGCAGCTTGGCTCATTTCGCTGGTCGGTCTGACAGCCCTGGCTATTTACGATTTAAAATGGATGCTTTTGCCCAGTAAAATCATTTATCCAACGTTTGCAGTGGCAGCAGCGGGCAGGCTGATTTACCTAGTTACGGTAGAGGATCACAAACCGCATGCTCTGCTACTTTGGGCAGGATCTATTGTGGTAGCCAGTGGGTTTTTTCTGGTGCTCTACATAATTAGCCAGGGTAAATGGATTGGTTACGGCGACGTGCGACTTGGTTTAGTAACCGGCACGTTGCTGGCCGCGCCGGCCTTAAGCTTTTTAATGATTTTCTTGGCTTCGGTAGCTGGAACGCTCATCGCGGTGCCGCTATTAACACTTCAGAAAAAAAATCTTAGCTCAAGATTACCCTACGGACCGTTTTTGATTATGGCTACAGCCGTGGTTATGATTTTCGGCCAATCTCTCTTGGATTGGTACAACCGCGTGCTTGGTGGTTAA